From Gemmatimonadaceae bacterium, the proteins below share one genomic window:
- a CDS encoding DMT family transporter, protein MTSRPRILPAVLLAAILGISISGPLARLAQAEPLAIAVWRLALALAVIAIALLVTGEWREWRQLSRRDLAVAAGAGVLLALHFWSWIASLGMTSVAASVLLVNLHPVVIVAGSALWLRERPTRVQVLGLGLSLAGAAVIGLGDAMRGSAGGPAGSAALGNALALLGAITVGLYYLAGRSLRQRLSLWPYVGLVYGTCLLALLVFAAATGTHLWPFAQREWLLFAGIALGPMLLGHTGFNWSLRHVPAYVVSLAVLAEPVGAALLAYLLPGIGETPAAHVLAGGAVVLAGLVLGVRGEG, encoded by the coding sequence GTGACTTCGCGCCCGCGCATCCTGCCCGCCGTGCTGCTCGCGGCCATCCTCGGCATCAGCATCTCGGGACCGCTGGCGCGATTGGCGCAGGCGGAGCCCCTGGCGATCGCCGTGTGGCGGCTGGCCCTGGCGCTCGCGGTGATCGCCATCGCCTTGCTCGTGACCGGCGAATGGCGCGAGTGGCGGCAGCTGTCGCGCCGCGACCTCGCCGTGGCCGCCGGCGCCGGCGTGCTGCTCGCGTTGCACTTCTGGAGCTGGATCGCCTCGCTGGGGATGACCAGCGTGGCGGCCAGCGTGTTGTTGGTGAACCTGCATCCGGTCGTGATTGTCGCCGGTTCGGCGCTCTGGCTGCGCGAGCGGCCGACCCGCGTGCAGGTGCTGGGTCTTGGGCTCAGCCTCGCCGGCGCGGCCGTCATCGGCCTTGGCGATGCAATGAGGGGCAGTGCAGGTGGGCCTGCCGGCTCGGCTGCATTGGGCAACGCGCTGGCCCTGCTGGGAGCGATCACCGTGGGGCTGTACTACCTCGCCGGCCGTTCGCTGCGGCAGCGGCTCTCGCTGTGGCCGTATGTCGGGCTCGTCTATGGGACCTGTCTCCTCGCGCTGCTGGTCTTCGCGGCGGCGACCGGAACACATCTCTGGCCCTTCGCGCAGCGCGAGTGGCTGCTGTTCGCTGGCATCGCACTGGGGCCGATGCTGCTGGGACACACCGGCTTCAACTGGAGTCTGCGCCACGTCCCGGCCTATGTGGTGAGTCTCGCGGTGCTGGCCGAGCCCGTGGGCGCGGCGCTGCTGGCGTATCTGCTGCCCGGCATTGGCGAGACCCCCGCCGCGCACGTGCTGGCGGGCGGCGCGGTGGTCCTGGCTGGCCTCGTGCTCGGCGTGCGCGGCGAAGGCTAG
- a CDS encoding D-glycero-beta-D-manno-heptose-7-phosphate kinase produces MPKAKLARERLQQLLDLVETRRPRIAVLGDAMLDLYLRGDVERISPEAPVPIVRVRDRKYALGGAANVAQNVLAIGARCELVSVVGRDSAGAQLREMLTERGAESRGLVDGDRPTTTKTRVVARSQQVVRLDEEVDADLSGDEITRVLDAVRRALEAADALVLEDYNKGVLVPSVIRAAMDAARERDLPIVVDPKFRNFFAFAGSTIFKPNRRELESALGAAVELGDLAALPNVLERLDTQHLLLTLSEQGMALLGRDGSLERIPTTAREVFDVVGAGDTVTAYLATMLAVGASPLEAAIIANYAAGVEVGKAGAATVAPEEVLAAYDGH; encoded by the coding sequence ATGCCCAAGGCCAAGCTCGCGCGCGAACGCCTCCAGCAGTTGCTCGACCTCGTCGAGACCCGCCGCCCGCGCATCGCCGTGCTCGGCGACGCGATGCTCGACCTCTACCTGCGGGGCGACGTCGAGCGCATCAGCCCCGAGGCGCCGGTGCCGATCGTCCGCGTGCGCGACCGCAAGTACGCGTTGGGCGGCGCCGCCAACGTGGCGCAGAACGTCTTGGCCATCGGCGCGCGCTGCGAGTTGGTCTCGGTGGTCGGCCGCGACAGCGCCGGTGCGCAGCTGCGCGAGATGCTCACGGAGCGCGGCGCGGAGTCGCGTGGCCTTGTCGATGGCGACCGCCCCACGACCACCAAGACGCGCGTCGTCGCACGCAGCCAGCAGGTCGTGCGCCTCGACGAAGAAGTGGACGCCGATCTCTCGGGTGACGAAATCACGCGCGTGCTCGACGCCGTGCGGCGCGCGCTCGAGGCTGCGGACGCGCTGGTCCTCGAGGACTACAACAAGGGCGTGCTCGTGCCGTCCGTCATCCGCGCCGCGATGGACGCCGCGCGCGAGCGTGACCTGCCAATCGTCGTGGATCCCAAGTTCCGCAACTTCTTCGCCTTTGCGGGCTCGACGATCTTCAAGCCGAACCGCCGCGAGTTGGAGTCGGCACTCGGTGCGGCCGTCGAGCTCGGCGACCTCGCCGCGCTGCCCAACGTGCTCGAGCGCCTCGACACCCAACACCTGCTGCTCACCTTGAGCGAACAGGGCATGGCCCTGCTCGGGCGCGATGGCTCCCTGGAGCGCATTCCCACGACGGCGCGCGAGGTCTTTGACGTGGTCGGCGCCGGGGACACGGTCACCGCGTATCTCGCGACTATGCTTGCTGTCGGCGCCTCGCCGCTCGAGGCCGCCATCATCGCCAACTATGCCGCGGGCGTGGAGGTCGGCAAGGCCGGCGCTGCGACCGTGGCGCCGGAGGAAGTCCTTGCTGCCTACGATGGTCACTAG
- a CDS encoding outer membrane beta-barrel protein, producing MVTRGSLLCALAGALLLPASASAQLGWALGVRSAKSDPAIPQSGDRRGYEARVTYDRDLNELFGLRADFGYNQMQFQRDDSVRFQVSENGFEFALMGRLEVRNGALTGLHSTFGPIASFRSACGSSGRFDSNGRVLCDTQESYLTGFGVGVGYRWMAFLTSDVTVEARYLTNVTAAQGRDLVAFSIGVRRRVSGSP from the coding sequence ATGGTCACTAGGGGATCCCTGCTCTGCGCGCTCGCCGGCGCGCTGCTCCTTCCTGCGTCCGCCAGCGCTCAGCTCGGCTGGGCGCTCGGCGTTCGTTCGGCGAAGAGCGACCCCGCGATTCCCCAGTCGGGCGACCGCCGCGGCTACGAGGCGCGCGTCACCTACGACCGTGACCTGAACGAGCTTTTCGGCCTGCGCGCGGATTTTGGCTACAACCAGATGCAGTTCCAGCGCGACGACTCGGTGCGCTTCCAGGTGTCGGAGAACGGCTTCGAGTTCGCGCTGATGGGGCGGCTGGAGGTGAGAAACGGGGCGCTCACGGGGCTGCACTCGACCTTTGGGCCGATCGCCTCGTTCCGCTCGGCTTGTGGCTCGTCGGGCCGCTTCGATTCCAATGGCCGCGTGCTCTGCGATACGCAGGAGTCGTATCTCACTGGGTTCGGCGTGGGCGTTGGGTATCGCTGGATGGCGTTTCTCACCAGCGATGTCACGGTCGAGGCGCGGTACCTCACCAATGTCACGGCGGCGCAGGGGCGTGACTTGGTGGCGTTCTCGATTGGGGTGCGGCGGAGGGTTTCGGGATCGCCTTGA
- a CDS encoding glycosyltransferase family 2 protein, with protein sequence MNAPRSTVAIVLNYCREDLTAECIISLERSTARPRVLIVDNASPDGSGERLRQRFPDHDFLQTGENLGYAGGNARGITWALEQGAERVFVVNDDAELSAHCLAFLHDALDRDAQAAAASPTMLHATPAGRVWWAGGRFSPMRALAVHEHAGEQIESAPWREDPPRAVTSLCGCAMLIRGDVIRESGGFREDFWAYAEDVELSLRYVRAGWRLLHVPQARLVHKVPDPEPPPAGWKIAYRDRNRRRIAALHLRGSERLAFWAFFLPSRLLLLAKYVLTFDFGRAAGIWRGLTAGPGTRIGGP encoded by the coding sequence GTGAACGCCCCGCGATCCACAGTCGCCATCGTCCTCAACTACTGCCGCGAGGACCTCACCGCCGAGTGCATCATCTCGCTCGAGCGCAGCACAGCCCGTCCGCGCGTGCTCATCGTGGACAACGCCTCCCCAGACGGCAGCGGCGAGCGGCTCCGCCAGCGATTCCCGGATCACGACTTCCTCCAAACCGGCGAGAACCTCGGCTACGCCGGTGGCAACGCCCGCGGCATCACGTGGGCACTGGAGCAAGGCGCCGAGCGCGTCTTCGTCGTGAACGACGACGCCGAGCTCAGCGCGCATTGTCTCGCCTTCCTGCACGACGCCCTGGACCGCGATGCGCAGGCCGCTGCCGCGTCTCCCACGATGCTGCACGCGACACCCGCGGGGCGCGTCTGGTGGGCGGGCGGCCGCTTCTCGCCAATGCGCGCCCTAGCGGTGCACGAACACGCCGGCGAGCAGATCGAGTCCGCGCCTTGGCGTGAGGATCCACCGCGCGCCGTGACCAGCCTCTGCGGTTGCGCGATGCTCATTCGCGGCGACGTGATCCGTGAAAGTGGAGGCTTCCGCGAGGACTTCTGGGCCTACGCCGAGGACGTGGAACTGTCGCTGCGCTATGTGCGGGCGGGATGGCGCCTGCTGCACGTGCCGCAGGCGCGGCTCGTGCACAAGGTGCCGGACCCTGAGCCGCCTCCGGCGGGCTGGAAGATCGCGTACCGCGACCGGAACCGGCGCCGCATCGCGGCACTGCATCTGCGCGGTTCGGAGCGCCTGGCGTTCTGGGCTTTCTTCCTGCCGTCGCGGCTGCTGCTGCTGGCGAAGTACGTGTTGACCTTCGATTTCGGTCGCGCCGCAGGAATCTGGCGGGGACTTACAGCAGGTCCCGGAACGCGAATCGGCGGACCCTAG
- a CDS encoding oligosaccharide flippase family protein, with product MPTLRQAAMRGGAYVAARQAATLLIGLGGTIALTRLLGPGGYGRFAAALALFVYLSGVAQMGINAWLVRRSGDDILSVHATARGLLGMAGVGGFGLGLLLLPFVERWLGGAGVRELALGLLAGLPLHLMAMVPLAALERELRYREVATIELTGMLLMYAVSVLLAWRGVGPKAVVIGWWCQQAWMLWRLQARSLLRFAFAFDRTVAREALGYGLSYASSIWTWQLKDLVNPLVVGRWLGVDGVAIVALAIRLVEAASFVKAAVWRLALPGLAKLQHDRQRLALAVRDGMRLQILLLGPTLLALALVGPRVVGWLFGPEWLATGPILPLVAAGVLANAMFNLHSSALYALALNIRVTAFHVAFVALFASVAVVLVPLIGVAGYGLAELVALPAYLVVWLGFRHAIRAEAGATGAPQGVEIMFGSLMVVAVAGSAWSAWFAGVALLPLLIAPVRRGLALSIDQARQALLARTPA from the coding sequence ATGCCCACCCTACGACAGGCCGCGATGCGCGGCGGCGCCTACGTCGCCGCCCGCCAGGCCGCGACCCTGCTGATTGGCCTCGGCGGCACCATTGCGCTGACGCGGCTGCTGGGGCCAGGCGGGTACGGGCGATTCGCAGCGGCGCTGGCGCTGTTCGTGTACCTCTCGGGCGTCGCGCAGATGGGCATCAACGCCTGGCTCGTCCGGCGCAGCGGCGACGACATCCTGAGCGTGCACGCTACTGCGCGCGGCCTGTTGGGGATGGCGGGAGTCGGCGGATTCGGACTCGGGCTGTTACTCCTGCCGTTCGTCGAGCGATGGTTGGGCGGGGCAGGCGTGCGAGAGCTGGCCTTGGGCCTGTTGGCCGGCCTGCCGCTGCACTTGATGGCGATGGTTCCGTTGGCGGCGCTCGAGCGCGAACTGCGATATCGCGAGGTGGCGACGATCGAGCTGACGGGCATGCTCCTGATGTATGCCGTGAGCGTGCTGCTCGCCTGGCGCGGGGTGGGGCCGAAGGCGGTGGTCATCGGCTGGTGGTGCCAACAGGCCTGGATGCTGTGGCGCCTCCAGGCGCGCAGCCTGCTGCGCTTCGCGTTTGCCTTTGACCGCACGGTCGCGCGCGAGGCGCTCGGGTACGGGCTCAGCTATGCCTCGAGCATCTGGACCTGGCAGCTCAAGGATCTCGTGAATCCGCTCGTCGTAGGCCGCTGGCTCGGCGTGGACGGCGTGGCCATCGTGGCGCTGGCGATTCGCTTGGTTGAGGCGGCGAGCTTCGTGAAGGCTGCCGTGTGGCGGCTCGCCTTGCCGGGCTTGGCGAAGCTGCAGCACGACCGACAGCGGTTGGCCCTTGCCGTTCGCGATGGCATGCGGCTGCAGATCCTGCTGCTCGGTCCGACCCTGCTCGCACTCGCACTTGTCGGTCCTCGCGTGGTGGGTTGGCTCTTCGGACCGGAGTGGCTCGCGACCGGGCCCATTCTTCCGCTGGTGGCCGCGGGAGTGCTGGCGAACGCGATGTTCAACCTGCACTCGTCGGCGCTGTACGCCTTGGCGCTGAATATCCGCGTCACGGCCTTCCACGTGGCCTTTGTGGCGTTGTTCGCGAGCGTCGCGGTCGTGCTGGTGCCGCTCATTGGCGTGGCGGGCTACGGCCTCGCGGAGCTCGTCGCATTGCCGGCGTATCTCGTGGTCTGGCTCGGATTCCGCCACGCGATTCGCGCGGAGGCCGGAGCCACCGGCGCGCCACAGGGCGTCGAGATCATGTTCGGCTCGCTGATGGTGGTCGCGGTTGCAGGGAGTGCCTGGTCCGCGTGGTTCGCCGGCGTTGCGCTGCTGCCCCTGCTCATTGCGCCCGTGCGTCGCGGCCTTGCCCTCAGCATTGATCAGGCGCGCCAGGCGCTGCTGGCTCGGACGCCCGCGTGA
- a CDS encoding O-antigen ligase family protein, whose amino-acid sequence MSSSLLILLWVASLGADRLDLLGGRGPILLLPFQVLTALVVFTEWRRRLRGGRWPAISAEAWTFIALVLGLLALMALSVLRSADVAVSLGRAALLGATAVGVPLAVWGMADRSDMLAILARGARWGLVVAVVFNALALLSLLGAAPGEFVFGAASVNAEPSMYGVIPRLSGAASDMNRGGLMALLHAVLVALDRPAKRGQLAWVLLGLFLALGSLSRSVYLAAAPVVLLLPRFMEQRSRAAWPRAAAVVLAAVAVFAAVLLQPNIRESVAESAAPLAARFSLQEGSSQAHAFLFSRAVSVATSDVTTTLLGIGVGTSFRVLADFFAGNPYGNFHSTWLTLWVESGIFAALVALALVLLPLRRAGPLRGVLLGLALYNGFYNGLGEPLFWVMLALAWLAPQLLVPPRDASQQLAAQAPTTAGAPSV is encoded by the coding sequence ATGTCGTCCTCGCTGCTGATCCTGCTCTGGGTCGCCTCACTGGGCGCCGACCGCCTTGACCTGCTCGGCGGTCGCGGTCCGATCCTGCTGCTGCCCTTCCAGGTGCTCACCGCGCTCGTGGTGTTCACGGAGTGGCGGCGGCGCCTTCGCGGCGGACGATGGCCGGCGATCAGCGCCGAGGCGTGGACGTTCATCGCCCTCGTGCTCGGCCTGCTTGCGTTGATGGCGCTGAGCGTGCTGCGCAGTGCCGACGTTGCCGTGTCGCTCGGCCGCGCCGCGCTGCTCGGCGCGACGGCCGTGGGAGTTCCGCTGGCCGTGTGGGGAATGGCGGACCGCAGCGATATGCTCGCCATCCTCGCCCGCGGCGCTCGATGGGGCCTGGTGGTCGCCGTCGTCTTCAATGCATTGGCGTTGCTGTCCCTGCTGGGCGCCGCGCCGGGCGAGTTCGTTTTCGGCGCGGCATCAGTGAATGCCGAGCCATCGATGTACGGCGTCATTCCGCGACTCAGCGGCGCGGCGAGCGACATGAACCGCGGCGGATTGATGGCATTGCTGCACGCCGTGCTCGTGGCGCTGGATCGTCCGGCCAAGCGCGGGCAGTTGGCCTGGGTGCTGCTGGGCCTCTTCCTCGCGCTTGGTTCGCTGTCGCGCTCGGTCTACCTGGCGGCCGCCCCGGTGGTCTTGCTGCTTCCGCGCTTCATGGAGCAGCGCTCGCGCGCGGCCTGGCCACGCGCCGCGGCAGTCGTGCTCGCGGCGGTCGCCGTCTTCGCGGCGGTCTTGTTGCAGCCGAACATCCGCGAGAGCGTCGCGGAGTCGGCGGCGCCGCTGGCGGCGCGCTTCAGCCTGCAGGAAGGCTCGTCGCAAGCGCACGCGTTCCTCTTTTCTCGCGCGGTCAGCGTTGCGACCAGCGATGTCACGACCACGCTGCTGGGTATCGGCGTCGGCACCAGCTTCCGTGTGCTCGCCGACTTCTTCGCGGGCAACCCGTACGGCAACTTCCACTCCACCTGGCTCACGCTGTGGGTGGAGAGCGGCATTTTCGCCGCCTTGGTCGCCTTGGCCTTGGTGCTCCTGCCCCTGCGCCGCGCGGGTCCGCTGCGCGGCGTGCTCCTCGGGCTCGCGCTCTACAACGGCTTCTACAATGGGTTGGGTGAGCCGCTCTTTTGGGTGATGCTCGCGCTCGCGTGGTTGGCGCCGCAGCTGCTCGTGCCGCCACGCGACGCGTCGCAGCAGCTCGCCGCACAAGCACCCACGACCGCTGGGGCGCCGTCCGTATGA
- a CDS encoding polysaccharide biosynthesis/export family protein, producing the protein MRRLLLLALFAIGPALPAQAAASPEFALRPGDVLQLFHWRDSLLRGDFPIEVDGSVVLPLLGRRSVTGRPWSSVRDSLGAAYARELRAPDLRITPLRRVFVLGFVRQPGILLADPNTTIAGAIAMAGGASADGDLRRVRVRRDGAVLAERVSVESDLVRADVRSGDEVFVDRRGWFDRNSAFMVSAIVGLAGIVVTLIVAR; encoded by the coding sequence ATGCGTCGCTTGCTACTCCTCGCCCTGTTCGCCATTGGGCCGGCACTCCCGGCCCAGGCGGCCGCGTCGCCGGAGTTCGCGCTGCGGCCGGGCGATGTGTTGCAGCTCTTCCATTGGCGGGACTCGCTGCTACGCGGCGACTTTCCCATCGAGGTCGACGGATCCGTCGTCCTGCCGCTGCTTGGCCGGCGCAGCGTGACCGGTCGTCCCTGGTCGAGCGTGCGCGATTCGCTCGGCGCCGCCTACGCGCGCGAGCTACGCGCCCCGGACCTGCGCATCACCCCGCTGCGCCGCGTGTTCGTGCTCGGTTTCGTGCGCCAGCCGGGCATCCTGCTGGCGGATCCGAACACCACAATCGCCGGTGCCATCGCGATGGCGGGCGGCGCCTCAGCCGACGGCGACTTGCGCCGCGTGCGCGTGCGTCGTGACGGGGCAGTGCTCGCCGAGCGCGTGTCGGTGGAGTCGGACCTCGTGCGCGCGGACGTGCGCAGCGGGGACGAGGTCTTCGTGGACCGGCGCGGATGGTTCGACCGGAACTCCGCGTTCATGGTCTCGGCGATCGTCGGGCTCGCCGGCATCGTGGTGACCTTGATCGTCGCCCGCTAG
- a CDS encoding glycosyltransferase family 4 protein — protein MRIALFHHLPSGGALALVAQSARILADAGHEVGLFTFGSAEQAFAPWPLEGHREVLPLDLEGNGALRRYDAATHEMARRIEAWAPDAVWVEKCRLFGHPPILTMLTRPTVLHTHEPLRVRALEQLAPVASFDWPAVEPGASFAPLRKLLRLPRHLRIRRGDAAAVRAAGRVVTSSAFTAEWLRRAYGVSATVLAPGIDTRRFSPASVAARSASVLSVGRLSPLKGHDLAIRALGRLPASQRPALDIACDEAHHADRVRLETLAAEQGVSLRIHHRVSSDDLVALYRQSRAVLCAAYREPFGLSAPEAMACGTPVIAVREGGFAETVVDGETGFLLPREVDAWQQPLSALMSDNALVDRLGRAGIARVANGWSLEGWRARAAAASGLPL, from the coding sequence GTGAGGATCGCGCTCTTCCATCACCTGCCGTCCGGCGGCGCTCTGGCGCTGGTCGCGCAAAGCGCGCGCATCCTTGCGGATGCCGGCCACGAGGTCGGGCTATTCACCTTCGGCTCGGCGGAACAGGCGTTCGCTCCCTGGCCACTTGAGGGCCACCGCGAAGTGCTGCCGCTCGACCTCGAGGGAAATGGGGCACTGCGACGCTACGACGCTGCGACACACGAGATGGCGCGGCGCATCGAGGCCTGGGCGCCAGACGCCGTGTGGGTGGAGAAGTGCCGGCTGTTTGGCCACCCGCCGATCCTCACGATGCTGACCCGCCCGACGGTGCTGCACACGCACGAGCCGCTGCGGGTGCGGGCGCTGGAACAGCTCGCGCCTGTGGCGTCGTTCGACTGGCCAGCGGTCGAGCCGGGCGCCTCGTTCGCACCTTTGCGAAAGTTGCTGCGGCTGCCGCGGCACCTGCGCATTCGCCGCGGCGATGCCGCGGCAGTGCGTGCCGCGGGGCGCGTCGTGACGAGTTCCGCCTTCACCGCTGAATGGCTGCGCCGCGCCTATGGCGTGTCTGCCACCGTTCTGGCGCCGGGTATCGACACCCGTCGCTTCTCTCCCGCGTCGGTCGCGGCCCGCAGCGCCAGTGTGCTGTCCGTGGGCCGCCTCTCTCCGCTCAAGGGGCACGATCTCGCCATTCGCGCGCTGGGTCGGCTGCCGGCATCGCAGCGCCCAGCGCTCGACATCGCCTGCGACGAGGCGCACCACGCGGACCGGGTTCGCCTCGAGACCCTGGCGGCGGAGCAGGGTGTGTCACTTCGGATTCATCACCGTGTGTCGTCTGACGACTTGGTCGCGCTGTATCGCCAGTCGCGCGCGGTGCTCTGTGCGGCGTACCGCGAGCCCTTCGGCCTCTCGGCGCCGGAAGCGATGGCCTGCGGAACGCCGGTGATCGCCGTGCGGGAGGGCGGCTTCGCCGAGACGGTAGTCGATGGCGAAACGGGCTTTCTGCTGCCGCGCGAGGTAGACGCCTGGCAACAGCCGCTGTCTGCCCTGATGTCCGACAACGCGCTGGTCGATCGCCTTGGGCGCGCCGGTATCGCGCGCGTCGCGAACGGCTGGTCGCTCGAGGGATGGCGTGCTCGCGCGGCAGCCGCCAGCGGCCTCCCCCTCTGA
- a CDS encoding glycosyltransferase, with protein sequence MSEPITVSVIIDTFEQGPFVAAAVASALAQRAVREGQGEVIVVDDGSTDRTPEILAGFASAIQVIRQPNGGQAAALNRGIAGARGTWLAFLDGDDEWGPEYLDAALSALESSPDCDAGFSGVLTVDAAGRPLGQDPSPLDWTMLEALLRESDALGAGRVSWMPPTSGLCVRRSLLAVLVEGETAGPVPAQYRIAADGWLQLCIASHARRVVPVGGRHVRLRVHGANRWTGADEFSAPIAQARASLYAELGRSAESLASKALRDISGLRRALRANAGEFGVWAAILAGQRVRALGLALVWRPAPWVTSTLHRAFRRLQLVLATVVPVGVYRHLRALWRGRHADAGTPP encoded by the coding sequence GTGTCCGAGCCGATCACAGTCTCCGTCATCATCGACACCTTCGAGCAGGGTCCGTTCGTGGCGGCCGCCGTGGCCTCCGCGCTGGCCCAGCGGGCGGTCCGGGAGGGGCAGGGGGAGGTCATCGTCGTGGACGATGGGTCGACCGATCGCACCCCTGAGATACTCGCCGGATTTGCCAGCGCTATCCAGGTCATCCGACAGCCGAACGGCGGGCAGGCTGCGGCCCTGAATCGGGGGATTGCCGGGGCTCGAGGCACCTGGCTGGCATTCCTCGACGGCGATGACGAGTGGGGGCCTGAGTACCTCGATGCGGCCCTGTCGGCGCTAGAGTCGAGCCCCGACTGCGACGCCGGCTTCTCGGGCGTGCTGACGGTGGACGCTGCTGGCAGGCCCCTGGGGCAGGATCCGAGCCCTCTTGATTGGACTATGCTCGAAGCCCTGCTGAGGGAGTCGGACGCGCTTGGAGCAGGGCGTGTGTCGTGGATGCCGCCCACTTCAGGTCTCTGCGTTCGCCGATCTCTTCTCGCAGTCCTCGTAGAGGGCGAGACGGCGGGCCCGGTCCCCGCGCAGTACCGCATTGCCGCCGATGGCTGGCTGCAGCTCTGCATCGCCTCCCACGCGCGTCGGGTGGTGCCGGTGGGTGGGCGCCACGTAAGGCTGCGGGTCCACGGCGCTAACCGCTGGACGGGGGCTGACGAGTTTTCGGCGCCCATCGCGCAGGCGCGCGCCTCTCTCTATGCAGAGCTTGGCCGGAGCGCCGAGTCCTTGGCCTCCAAAGCTTTGCGTGATATCAGCGGACTGCGGCGCGCACTGCGCGCGAACGCCGGCGAATTCGGAGTTTGGGCCGCGATCCTGGCTGGCCAACGCGTGCGTGCCCTAGGCCTGGCACTCGTGTGGCGGCCGGCACCGTGGGTGACGTCAACGCTGCACCGGGCGTTTCGCAGGCTTCAGTTGGTCCTGGCAACAGTGGTCCCTGTCGGGGTCTATCGCCACCTACGCGCGCTATGGCGCGGCCGCCACGCCGATGCGGGGACGCCCCCGTGA
- a CDS encoding sugar transferase, protein MSAGAGFEVAGVVTVSEDDADVRTHAEQLHSLILEHHASVVMVAGPLGPETMRAVSDVSLLHGCRLLAVMPSEVVSGHEPLIVWEGESPLVQLAAHNRSVTQAAIKRAVDFVGAALGLVLLAPVMLLVALLIRLESRGPMLFRHWRVGRGGRSFHCLKFRTMRADAEDVLRTNADLRRLYRENHYKLPDDLDPRVTRFGRFLRKTSLDELPQLFNVLVGDMSLVGPRPVIEEELEHYRGSERLLLSVRPGMTGEWAVNGRHHVGYPARAELELRYVRHWTVRRDMGILLGTVSAVMDPGSDVQTNDRLA, encoded by the coding sequence ATGTCGGCCGGGGCCGGGTTCGAAGTGGCCGGTGTGGTCACCGTGTCGGAGGATGACGCGGATGTTCGGACGCACGCTGAGCAGCTTCACTCTCTCATTCTCGAGCATCACGCCAGCGTCGTGATGGTGGCTGGGCCGTTGGGGCCTGAGACCATGCGTGCAGTGTCCGACGTATCACTGCTGCACGGCTGCCGACTGCTCGCCGTGATGCCCAGTGAGGTCGTCAGCGGCCACGAGCCATTGATTGTCTGGGAGGGTGAGAGCCCTCTGGTCCAACTCGCGGCACATAATCGCTCGGTGACTCAGGCAGCCATCAAACGCGCTGTTGATTTTGTCGGCGCCGCGCTTGGTCTCGTGCTTCTCGCACCCGTAATGCTGCTGGTGGCGCTGCTGATTCGCCTCGAGTCGCGCGGCCCTATGTTGTTCCGGCATTGGCGCGTTGGGCGCGGCGGCAGGAGCTTCCACTGCCTCAAGTTCCGCACTATGCGGGCTGACGCCGAGGATGTGCTGCGCACAAACGCAGACCTGCGGCGTTTGTATCGCGAGAACCATTACAAGCTGCCAGACGACCTGGACCCACGCGTTACACGGTTCGGGCGGTTCCTGCGCAAGACGTCACTGGACGAACTCCCGCAGCTCTTCAACGTGCTGGTCGGCGACATGTCGCTGGTCGGCCCACGGCCAGTGATCGAGGAAGAGCTTGAGCACTACCGCGGCTCCGAGCGGCTGCTGCTGTCCGTGCGTCCAGGAATGACTGGCGAGTGGGCGGTCAATGGCCGGCACCACGTGGGGTACCCTGCCCGTGCGGAGCTTGAACTGCGTTACGTACGGCATTGGACCGTGCGGCGGGACATGGGAATCCTATTGGGCACCGTGAGCGCTGTGATGGACCCGGGCAGCGACGTCCAGACGAACGACCGGTTGGCGTGA